A genomic stretch from Vibrio algarum includes:
- the glpC gene encoding anaerobic glycerol-3-phosphate dehydrogenase subunit GlpC codes for MLNVASDTSFDQCIKCTVCTVYCPVAKANPDFPGPKQAGPDGERLRIKDPQYFDDVLKYCTNCKRCETACPSNVRIGDIIAVARGKYGKLSASPKTVRDFVLSHTDLFGSIATPVAPIVNAATSNVLVKKVMRKTVGVHDHKSLPKYSHGTFRRWYKKQCPDQSSFERGVSFFHGCYVNYNHPQLGKDLITVLNAMGIGVHLLDNEKCCGVPLIANGFHKKAQKNAQFNVKQLENSVETFQRDIVSTSSTCAFTLQNEYPHVLGVNNDRVVDRIQFITRFLLKEFMNGNAPKMKPVNKKIVYHTPCHLERSGNTMFTIELLKAIPGLELTVLNSECCGSAGTYGFKEENYEASMTIGSGLFKQIASSNADLAITDCETCKWQIEENTDLECIHPVSLIAEAIIDF; via the coding sequence ATGTTAAATGTAGCCAGTGATACCAGCTTTGACCAATGTATTAAGTGCACAGTATGTACCGTGTATTGCCCTGTAGCAAAGGCAAATCCCGATTTTCCAGGGCCCAAGCAAGCGGGGCCAGACGGAGAAAGATTGCGCATTAAAGATCCTCAATACTTTGATGACGTTTTAAAATACTGTACCAACTGTAAGCGCTGCGAAACCGCTTGTCCGTCGAATGTTCGAATTGGCGACATTATTGCCGTAGCAAGAGGAAAATATGGCAAGCTTTCGGCAAGTCCGAAAACAGTTAGGGATTTTGTTTTAAGCCATACGGATTTATTTGGCTCTATTGCAACACCGGTTGCACCCATTGTTAACGCCGCGACAAGCAACGTTTTAGTTAAAAAAGTGATGCGCAAAACAGTTGGCGTACACGATCATAAATCGCTACCTAAATACTCTCACGGTACCTTCCGTCGTTGGTATAAAAAACAGTGCCCTGATCAATCATCATTTGAACGCGGTGTTAGTTTTTTTCATGGTTGTTACGTTAACTATAATCATCCGCAACTAGGTAAAGATTTGATCACAGTTTTAAATGCGATGGGAATAGGAGTGCACTTACTTGATAACGAAAAGTGTTGCGGTGTTCCCTTAATTGCCAATGGATTTCATAAAAAAGCGCAGAAAAACGCGCAGTTTAACGTTAAACAGCTAGAGAATTCGGTAGAAACCTTTCAAAGAGACATTGTTTCTACCTCATCAACTTGCGCATTTACATTGCAAAACGAGTACCCTCATGTTCTTGGGGTTAACAATGATAGGGTGGTAGACCGTATACAATTTATTACCCGTTTTCTTCTAAAAGAGTTCATGAACGGCAATGCGCCAAAAATGAAACCTGTAAATAAGAAGATTGTTTACCACACTCCGTGTCATCTTGAACGCAGTGGTAATACGATGTTCACCATCGAATTGTTAAAGGCAATTCCCGGTTTAGAGCTGACGGTTCTTAATAGTGAGTGTTGTGGCTCTGCCGGCACCTATGGATTTAAAGAAGAAAATTACGAAGCATCAATGACGATAGGTAGCGGGCTTTTTAAGCAAATTGCATCAAGCAATGCCGACTTAGCGATAACAGATTGTGAAACATGTAAGTGGCAAATAGAGGAAAATACTGACTTAGAATGCATTCATCCGGTTTCTTTGATAGCCGAAGCTATCATCGATTTTTGA